One Brachyspira pilosicoli P43/6/78 genomic window carries:
- a CDS encoding LysR family transcriptional regulator translates to MEIRVLKYFLTTIREGNITKAAKYLNLTQPNLSRQINMLERDIGHKLFERKHNNIILTPEGILLKKRAEEIINMVDKTRAEFNFTDKVIAGDIFIGAGETWAMSLVASVMKDVQSDYSHIRYNIYSGNFQDITEKLDKGLLDFGLLIDPADLSKYDYLKIPLKDTWGLAMRKDSPLSNKKNITKRDLLNIPLIISRQVIETEIEDNDFSRWFSDTFDNLNITATYNLIYNALIMVSEGMGYALCLDKLIDNMYHQNICFIPLKPKLESGINIVWKKNQEFSRASKIFLDRLTNKFKI, encoded by the coding sequence ATGGAAATTAGGGTATTAAAATATTTTTTAACAACTATAAGAGAGGGAAACATTACTAAAGCGGCAAAATATCTTAATCTCACTCAGCCTAATTTATCCAGACAGATAAACATGCTTGAAAGAGATATTGGTCATAAACTTTTTGAAAGAAAGCATAACAATATTATTCTCACACCTGAGGGCATTTTACTAAAAAAGAGAGCAGAAGAAATAATAAACATGGTAGATAAAACCAGAGCAGAGTTTAATTTTACTGATAAGGTGATAGCGGGGGATATATTTATTGGTGCTGGTGAGACTTGGGCTATGAGTTTAGTTGCATCAGTGATGAAAGATGTGCAAAGTGATTATTCGCATATAAGATATAATATTTACAGCGGTAATTTTCAAGACATTACAGAAAAGCTTGATAAGGGGTTACTTGATTTTGGATTATTAATTGACCCTGCTGATTTATCTAAATATGATTATTTAAAAATTCCTCTAAAAGATACTTGGGGATTAGCTATGAGAAAAGATTCTCCTTTATCAAATAAAAAGAATATAACAAAAAGAGATTTATTGAATATTCCTTTGATAATTTCAAGGCAAGTAATAGAAACAGAAATAGAGGATAATGATTTTTCAAGGTGGTTTTCTGATACTTTTGATAATCTTAATATAACGGCAACTTATAACCTAATTTATAATGCTTTGATTATGGTTAGTGAAGGTATGGGTTATGCTTTATGTTTGGACAAGTTAATAGACAATATGTATCATCAAAATATATGTTTTATACCTTTAAAACCAAAATTAGAATCTGGTATTAATATTGTATGGAAGAAGAATCAGGAGTTTTCAAGGGCATCAAAAATATTTTTGGATAGACTTACAAATAAATTTAAAATTTAA